Part of the Carnobacterium pleistocenium FTR1 genome is shown below.
AAACTACAAGTTTTATCTCTGTTCTTTATACTACATCTTTTATAGAATCCTCCAAAAAAAAGGAATGAAAGCGTGTTTTAAAAAGTTTCTCCTTTTTCTTCTCTTTACTCTAAAGATTGTTATGAAAGGAAATAAGAGATAATAAGACGTGTTTTTTAATGAGCCGTCATTTTTTATTCTTTCACATCCATGTTATACTTGTAATTGTGTTTCATTCAACAATATTCTTTTTGTGAAAAGTGGTTGTTAATTTTTCATGAAAAGAATTTTAAAAAAAATCACTTTTCACGGTGGTTTGCTTGTCAATTTATGAATCTTTTCTCTCTCAATCATTTTGATTTATATAGATGAGATTCATAAATAAAAAAAGGAAGGGGTTGTTATTTTTGTCAAAAATAACTATTGAAAATGTAACAAAAGTATTTGGTAAAAAAACACCGCAAGCCTTAGAACTGTTAAAACAACAGAAATCTAAGCAAGAAATATTTAAAGAAACTGGGGTTACCGTTGGAGTCAACAATGTTAGCTTTACAGTTGAAGAAGGCGAAATTTTCGTCATCATGGGATTGTCCGGTAGTGGAAAGTCAACTCTTGTTCGGATGTTTAACCGTCTGATTGATCCTACTGAAGGTAATATTTATGTAGATGATGAAAACTTATCTACTATGGATAAGAAAGCATTACGTCAAGTACGAAGAGAAAAAATGAGCATGGTCTTCCAAAATTTTGGTCTTTTCCCTCATCGCAGTATTTTAGAAAATACTGAATACGGATTAGAGATTCAAGGTGTAGACAAATCTGAAAGACAACAAAAAGCTCAAAAAGCTTTAGATAATGCAGGGCTAGGAGATTATAAAGATCAATTGCCTAAACAATTATCTGGTGGGATGCAACAAAGGGTTGGACTAGCACGTGCTTTAGCTAATGATCCTGAAATCTTATTAATGGATGAAGCTTTTTCAGCATTAGATCCGTTGATTCGTCGTGAAATGCAAGATGAACTAATCGAACTTCAATCCAATGTTAAAAAGACGATCATTTTTATTACTCATGATTTAAATGAAGCTTTGAGAATAGGCGATAAAATTGCTTTAATGAAAGATGGATCAATTGTACAAATTGGATCACCTGAAGAAATTTTAACTCACCCTGCAAATGATTACGTTGAAAAATTCATTGAAGACGTAGATCGTTCTAAAGTGCTGACAGCCGAAAACATTATGCAACGTCCTGAAACTTTAAACATTAAAAATCATGGACCACGTTTTGCATTAGAACAAATGCGTAAACAAGGAATATCTAGTATGCTTGTTGTGGATAGCAAACGGACTCTCTTAGGCTATATTACTGCTGAAGATGCTTCAGATGCCCGCAAAAAAAATATTGAAACAATTGAAAATATTGTTAAAGTCGATATCCCTACTGTTAATAGAACAACATCAATGAATGATATCTTTACTGTTATTCATGATTCAACTACTCCAGTAGCCGTTGTCGATGAAGGAAAATTAGTTGGTATTATTGTTAGAGGCGCTGTTATAGCCGCTCTTGCAGGAGAAAGTGAGGTGCTTGAAAATGTCTAGTTTATTAGATATTATCCCAGAAATACCCGTAGCAGATGGAGTCGAGAACCTTACAGTTTGGTTAACAGATACTTTTGCCTTTTTGTTTGATCCAATTCAAAAATATTCTGAAATTGCTATGGAATTTACGACAGAAACATTACTATTAATTCCTCCCGTTTTATTTATTTTGATTATTGCTGCAATTGCTTTTTTCGCTTCAAAGAAAACATTTGGTTTAGCAACATTTTCAGTAATCGGTCTTTGGTTCATTTATAATCAAGATCTTTGGTCAGATTTAATGAACACCTTGACTTTAGTCTTGGTCGCTAGTTTATTGTCTATTATTATTGGGGTTCCATTTGGGATTTTGATGGCTAAAAGCAAAATTGCGAATGCAATTATTGCTCCTATTCTTGATTTCATGCAAACAATGCCTGCATTTGTCTACTTGATTCCGGCAGTTGCTTTCTTTGGTATTGGTATGGTCCCAGGAGTATTCGCTTCTTTAATCTTTGCTATCCCACCCACTGTTCGATTTACTAACCTTGGAATCAGACAAGTTTCATTTGAACTAGTTGAAGCTGCTGACTCGTTTGGTAGTACTGGTGCTCAAAAATTATTTAAAGTCGAACTACCTTTAGCTAAATCAACTATTATGGCTGGTATCAACCAAACAGTTATGTTGGCTTTATCTATGGTAGTTATTGCTTCAATGATCGGTGCACCTGGTCTTGGTAGAGAAGTTCTTTCTTCCTTACAACGTGCTCAAGTCGGTACAGGATTTGTATCTGGTTTAGGTTTAGTTGTTTTGGCAATCATCATTGACCGTTTGACACAAAAATTAAACAAAAAATAACTAATATTTTTTAGTAATCTTTACTCGAAAATTTGATTTAATTATAAAGGAGAGATTTATCAGATATGAAAAAATTAAACTGGAAATATTTAAGTCTTACAGCAGGGTTAGGATTATCATTAGTTGCGGCAGGTTGCGCAGCAGAAGAAACAAACGAAAATGAAGCTACAAATGTTGGTAACGGACAAGAAATTGAATTAGCTTTCGTCGAATGGGATACTGAAGTCGCTTCTACTAACGTTATCGGTAAAGTTTTAGAAAACTTAGGCTATGAAGTAACTCTGACCCCTTTAGATAATGCTGTCATGTGGCAAGCCGTAGCTAGTGGCAATGCTGATGCTATGGTAGCTGCATGGTTACCTGAAACTCATGCTCCTCAGCTTGAAGAATACGGTGACCAAATGGTTAATCTTGGAGTGAATTTGGAAGGTGCAGTACTTGGTTTAGTTGTCCCTGAATATATGGATGCTGATTCTATTGCTGACCTGAGTGATGAAGCTGAAAAAGCCATCACAGGTATTGAACCTGGTTCTGGTATCGTCACCGCAACTCAAACAGCTTTAGAAGTATACCCAAACTTGAGTGATTGGGAAATTAAAACTTCTTCATCTGGTGCAATGGCAATTGAGTTAGGTCAAGCAATTTCAAATGAAGAAGAAATTGTTATTACTGGTTGGTCGCCACACTGGATGTTCGCCACTTATGACTTGAAATATCTTGAAGATCCTGAAGGAGCATTTGGTGGAGCAGAAACAATCAACACTATGGCTCGTGAAGGTTTAGAAGAAGATATGCCTGAAGCTTATCAAGTATTAGATCAATTTAACTGGAGCTCTGAAGAAGTTGAAAGCCTTATGTTAGTTATTTCAGAAGGTGAAGATCCTGAAGATGCTGCAGAAGCTTGGATTGAAGAGAATCCAGACCGTGTTGCTGAATGGACTGAAGGCGTAGTAGAATAATCTTCTTCGTCCAGACCACTGCTTAATTTATCAAAGGTTGGTATTACTCAAATCAGTAAAAACTTCATTTCCGTCTTAATCACTACTATCTATTGCTCAAAAAATTTGATTTAATTATAAAGGAGAGATTTATCAGTATGAAAAAATTAAACTGGAAATATTTAGGTCTTTCAGCGGGTCTAGGATTATCATTAGTCGCTGCAGGTTGTTCAACAGAACCATCAGAAGATGTATCAGAAACTGTTGGTCAAGGACAAGAAATTGAATTATCATATGTAGAATGGGATACTGAAGTTGCTTCTACTAACGTTGTTGGTAAAGTTTTAGAAAACTTAGGTTATGATGTAACATTAACACCATTAGATAATGCTGTAATGTGGCAAGCCGTAGCTAGTGGCGATGCTGATGCAATGGTAGCTGCTTGGCTACCCGCAACTCATGGTTCTCAATTTGAAGAATATGGTGACCAAATGGTTAATCTAGGAGCTAACTTAGAAGGCGCAGTAGTTGGTTTAGTTGTTCCTGAATACATGGATGTTGACTCTATCGCTGATCTTAGTGATGAAGCTGGAAAAACTATCACAGGTATTGAACCTGGTGCTGGTGTTGTTGCAGCAGCTGAAACGGCTGTAGAAACTTACCCTAACTTGAGTGATTGGGAACTTAAAACTTCTTCATCTGGTGCAATGACTGTTGAATTAGGTCAAGCTATTTCAAATGAAGAAGAAATTGTCATCACTGGTTGGTCTCCACACTGGATGTTCGCCACTTATGACTTGAAATATCTTGAAGATCCTGAAGGAGCATTTGGTGAAGAAGAAACAATCAACACTATGGCTCGTGAAGGCTTAGAAGAAGATATGCCTGAAGCTTATCAAGTATTAGATCAATTTAACTGGACAACTGAAGAAATGGAAAGCCTAATGCTAGCTATTTCTGAAGGTGAAGACCCTGAAGATGCAGCAGAAACTTGGATTGAAGAAAATCCAGACCGTGTTGCCGAATGGACTGAAGGCGTAACTGAATAATCTTTTTATTAAGAAAATTAAAGAGCATTCACATTTTGTGAGTGCTCTTTCTTATTGCAAAAAAAGCTCTGATTGCCTTTAAAAAGGCAATCAGAGCTTTTTTATCTATTTAATTTCTACGGTTACGTGAACTTGTTTCCATAATAATTGGCAAAATAACTGGCCGTCTACGTGTTTGTTCAAAAAGATGTTTATTTAAAGCATCTCTAATTTCTTGTTTTAGACGACTCCATTCAAATTCTTTTCGGTTTAGGTTTTCTTCGACTACTTTTCTAATAATTTCATTGCTTTGATTGACTAAATCAGTATTGTCTTTAACATAGACAAAACCTCTCGTCATAACTTCAGGTCCTGAGATAATTTTGCTCTTTCTACGATTAATCGTAACTACCGCTACAAATATACCGTCTTCAGATAGCAATTTACGGTCACGTAAAACAATATTTCCAATATCGCCTATTCCAATACCATC
Proteins encoded:
- a CDS encoding quaternary amine ABC transporter ATP-binding protein; translated protein: MRFINKKRKGLLFLSKITIENVTKVFGKKTPQALELLKQQKSKQEIFKETGVTVGVNNVSFTVEEGEIFVIMGLSGSGKSTLVRMFNRLIDPTEGNIYVDDENLSTMDKKALRQVRREKMSMVFQNFGLFPHRSILENTEYGLEIQGVDKSERQQKAQKALDNAGLGDYKDQLPKQLSGGMQQRVGLARALANDPEILLMDEAFSALDPLIRREMQDELIELQSNVKKTIIFITHDLNEALRIGDKIALMKDGSIVQIGSPEEILTHPANDYVEKFIEDVDRSKVLTAENIMQRPETLNIKNHGPRFALEQMRKQGISSMLVVDSKRTLLGYITAEDASDARKKNIETIENIVKVDIPTVNRTTSMNDIFTVIHDSTTPVAVVDEGKLVGIIVRGAVIAALAGESEVLENV